The Limnospira fusiformis SAG 85.79 genomic interval CGCTTTTCAGCAGTTAGGGACGCAAATTCAAACGGCTTTGTTACACGGAACCCAAGCCATCGAAGAAATTAGCCGGGAATTGGGCGCGCCGCCAACTGGAGACTCGGAATCCCCAATTTCTGCCCCCATTTCCCAAATCATGGCTGCCTTTTTTAACCAAGATGATTGGGACTACGTTAGCTTAGAGGAGGGGGCTACCCTAGAAATGGCATTTATTGGCGACAATGGCCGTTGGAGTTGTTCCGCACAGGCGAGAGACGAAGAACAACAATTCCTGTTTTACTCGATTTGTCCCCTGACAATTCCTGCGGAAAAGCGATCGGCTATTGCTGAATTATTAACAAAAGCTAATTCTGGTTTGATTCTGGGCAACTTCGAGTTAGACTATTCTGATGGGGAGGTTTGTTATAAAACCAGTATCGATGTAGAAGGCGATCGCCTCACCCCGACTTTAATAGAATCCCTCGTTTATACCAACGTGACCATGATGGATCAATACCTCCCAGGTATTATTGCTGTACTCAATGGGACATCCCCCGATGATGCGATCGCCCAAGTTGAGGCTGAATAAATATCCTATTTTCTCACCCCCTAATTGACTACCTAACACCTGCTTCTTGGGAGCCTTTATGTAATGGTAAGACCCCCTCAACGCCCAATTCCGAAAACCCGAACCGCAAAAGCCATCAGAGAAAGCACCATTGCTACCGCCCAACACCGCGTCCGACGGGTAGGTTATAATGCCTTCGCTCCAGTCTATCGATTTCTCCCCCTGTGGGTAGTTCGGCTTTTACCCTTCATTCGCGAAGATGTCCGAGATCTCCTCCGACGGCGGAAACGAGGCGAAGAAATTCCCCAAGACACAGACGACATCGAAACCCTCGATACCCCTCCACAACTTGCGGAAGTCAGCCCCGGTGTCCTCAACCCCTATCCTAAATATCGCTGTACCCACGGCAACCCCCTATTCTGCCCCCTGGCTAACTCATCCCCCACGGCGGCAGAACCACAGGCTTTAACCTGTCTACAATGCGGATTTCCCGCGATACTCCCCACCAAATCGGAAATTATCGGCAACCAAGGCCGATATCGCATCGTCAATTTCATCGGCAGTCGGGGTCTGGGTCGCCTTTATCAAGCAGTGCAAACCAACAACAATAAAACAGTCATTATTAAAGAATATCTGCTCCCCCAACGCCACTTTAACCCCCAGGAAGAACAGCAGACCAAAACAGTATTTGAAAATGTGGCAGGATTAGTCCCCGCTGATGGTCGGGTGCAGGACTTTCGGCTGCTGGTCCCCTCAGAAGCGATCGCCGACCGCCACCAACCCCGCTGCTACACGGTCACCCACACCCTCTCCAACAGCTATCCCAGCGTGCGAAGCTACCTCCGCCAATTTGGTGCCATGACTCCCCACCAAGTGCGGCACTTCCTTGATCAGGTTTTGCAAAGCCTCGAACCCCTCCACACCCAGAAATACCGCCTCCCCTCGGGTCAAATTCACTCACTTGTAGCCCACGGGAACCTCAGCCTGGACACGATTCTGATTTTACCCATCGAACAGCATCAGTTTCACCGCCCCCAATTTCTCGTCTACATAGCCGATTTGACCCTGACAGAAAAGCCATTTCAGCCCGGGTTAACCACGGTTAGCCAGGCTGATCCTAGCCTCGATTTAAGGGCTTTAGGTGCGATCGCCTTTGACCTTTTAAAAGGAAATTGGCAACATAATTTAACCTCCCCCGTTGATACCCGAGGGCAAACCTTCCGTTACCAATTCCCCGAAGATTGGCCAGAAACCTATCCCCCCCTGCAACAGTTTATATTGCGACTCCTGGGATTCAATATACCCTTTGAAAACGCCAAAGCCGCCCGGGAAGCACTCCCCCAAATACCGGAAATTGACCACAATTATCAAGCGATCGCATTAGAAAAAGAAGACACAAAACGCCCTTTTCCCCGGTTATGGATTCTGCTGCTGCTTCTACTGGCTTTTTTAGGAGTAATTGGTATCTGGCGGTTATTATATCGCCCATCTATAGTCCTAGCTGACCACCGTTTTTTACCCTGTTGCATCAAAGATATTGCTGCTATTCCCAAAGGAAGATTTAGCTACACCGCTAATGAAAATGGGGTTTGGAATTATGCAATCCGACAGCGCAACTTAGTAGAAAAAGGTAAAACATTAGAGGAGGAATTACAACAGCGCATTCCCCAGATGAAATTGGTTTATAAACCCCAACCGACAACGGAAAAAACACTGGCTAAAGTTCGCAACCAAGAGGTAGATTTTGCCATTACCAGCTTAATCCAAGACTTAGACAGAGATTTAAATGCTATTCCCTTTGCGTATGATGGTTTAGCCGTGTTTGTCGCCTTTAGTTACCAGCGCCGCCAGAATTCCTTACCTCACAATTTAAACGGACAAATATCAATTAAGCAATTGCGACAACTATACACCGGAGAAATTAACAACTGGAAACAGTTAGGAGGGCCAGATTTACCGGTGCAACTGTACATCCCCACCGATGCAGAAGCGATCCGCATTTTTGAAGAACGAGTCCTACAAACCGAGCGAGCGATCGACCAATTTCGGCGACTGTGGCAAAGCTCTCCCTCAGACAATTTTATCACAACTGAAACCAATGTCAATAGAATTCGCCAAATCCCCACTTTTCAAGCCATGAGAAGAGTTCTTCAGGATTTTGAAGAACGGGAAATTGGCAGCCTATCTTTTGGCCCCCTCAGTCAAGTTTTTCAGCAGTGTTCGGTCTACCCTCTGGCGATCGCAGAAGGGTTGAGACCAGCGGTACAACCCCTAAGTCAACATAACAATCAACCTATTACACCCGCGACCGATTTGTGCAATGATAAAGGTAGTTACCATCCATCTGTTGAGAAATTTCAAACCGGACAATATCCTTTAGCCTATTCTCTGGCTGTTGTTTATTCCTTTGATAACAGCTTATCCCCAGTCGGGCAGAAATTCGCCGAAATTATGAAAACCGAAGAAGCACAAAATCTGCTGATCAAAACCGGATTAGTTCCTTTACAAAATCTCAACCCAAATCCTTAATCACTGAATCATGAAACCTAACCATCAACCCCCAATACCACACCCGCCACCCGGACAACCTAGCCACCCCATTGGCTTAGTCGCACCCACGAAAATACAGTGCGATAATCCCGGAGATTTGATGTATAAAATCGCCCAAAAAGTTCGCGCTGACCCGATGCTCAAAAAACAAGTTGAACAACGAGTTTACGAAATGTTAATTTCTGACCTCAATTTAATCCGTGAGCGACATTAATTTTCGGTTTCAATTTTGTTGTGAATAAATATCCAGGCAAATCATGCTGATCATACATCCTAGGAATACCTTATAATCCATGTATAATTATATCACAACCAATCGCTTTTATGTAGAAATGGAAAGTACCATTTCCGCATCATTTTCCGAATGTTCTGGCTTCGGAGTAACCTTACAAAAAGAAGCATATTTAGAAGGTGGAGTCAATGACCAACAGCGAGTATTTATTGGTCATGCAGAGTTTGACGACATCACCTTAAAGCGGGGAATGACGAATAGCACAATTTTCTGGGATTGGATGCTAACTACCATCAGTAATCCCATATATAATCGTCGGAATATCAATATTTTGATGTTCAATCAAGCGGGGGAAATTATGCAAGCATGGACTTTGATTGGTGCTATTCCTATTTCCTGGAAAGCACCAGGATTTCAAGCTGAAGGAAGTTCAGTAGCGATCGAAGAATTAACCCTAGCTTATGAAGGGTTAAAAGTGACCATAACACCTCGAGGCGCAGGAGGTGCAGCCATTAATAGAAGGCGGGATAATGATGGATACTTTTAAAACCACAATTATCAAATATTATAGTAAGTCATAAATTTACTTAATTTGTATGTCTAAAAACCCAGATAACGTGACATCAACTAATACAAATTCACCATCATATTTAGGCGTAAAAAATCCTTTAATGTCTCCTACGCCATTAGGTCAAAAATTTTTACAGCCTCTGGGTGCGCGTTCCATATCAGTTTTAGATTTATCTTTATTCGCGGGTGAAGGAGTACAATTACAAAGTTTTGATGAGTGGGATAGTCCTTTTTTATTAGAGTCAAAGCCTAACTTTAGTAATCAAAACATCATCCAAGAAAAGCCACTTAACTCTGTCGATTTTACCCCAAATGCAGAGACAACATCGATTCCGCAATCCACAGAAACATCTGCTATTTTTACATCAGAAACACCTGAAATTAGCCGGGAATTAGATTCACCATCTGAGGAATTAGACAATCTTAATCAAGACCAAACAAAAGTTAATTATCAAAAATCAACACCATCAAAGTCAACCATATTTAGAAGCATATTAGGAGATAATATATCTCCAAAATCTAACAAATTTTATCCTCCCAAACACCCCAAAATAACAGAAGAATCGAAATCCCCTAATCCTGAGTCCATACAAAGACAATACAAATCTTCAACTTCTGAACCTATTTCCGACATATCCCTAATTCAGAGACTCCCAGAAACTTCGGATTCGGTGGGTGTAAATAATGCGATCGCTTCTCATGACTCCACAATTCAGAGACTCCCAGAAACTTCGGATTCGGTGGATGTAAATAATGCGATCGCTTCTGGTAATTCCCCTTCCATTCAACGGAAATCGGACACCTCGGATTCGGTGGAAGATATAAGTAATGCGATCGCTTCTCATGACTCCACAATTCAGAGACTCCCAGAAACTTCGGATTCGGTGGATGTAAATAATGCGATCGCTTCTCATGACTCCCCTTCCATTCAACGACTCTCGGAAACCTCGGATTCGGTGGAAGATATAAGTAATGCGATCGCTTCTCATGACTCCACAATTCAGAGACTCCCAGAAACTTCCGATTCATCTCCAATTCAGAGACTCCCAGAAACTTCCGATTCGGTGGATGTCAATGCGATCGCTTTTCATGACTCCTCAATTCAGAGACTCCCAGAAACTTCCGATTCATCTCCAATTCAAAGACTCCCAGAAACTTCCGATTCGGTGGATGTTAATAATGCGATCGCTTCTCATGACTCCACAATTCAGAGACTCCCAGAAACTTCGGATTCGGTGGATGTAAATAATGCGATCGCTTTTCATGACTCCTCAATTCAGAGACTCCCAGAAACTTCCGATTCATCTCCAATTCAAAGACTCCCAGAAACTTCCGATTCGGTGGATGTCAATGCGATCGCTTCTCATGACTCCCCAATTCAGAGACTCCCAGAAACTTCCGATTCATCTCCAATTCAGAGACTCCCAGAAACTTCCGATTCGGTGGATGTCAAATGCGATCGCTTCTCATGACTCCCCTTCCATTCAACGACTCTCGGAAACCTCGGATTCGGTGGAAGATATAAGTAATGCGATCGCTTCTCATGACTCCACAATTCAGAGACTCCCAGAAACTTCCGATTCATCTCCAATTCAGAGACTCCCAGAAACTTCCGATTCGGTGGATGTAAATGCGATCGCTTCTCATGACTCCCCAATTCAGAGACTCCCAGAAACTTCCGATTCATCTCCAATTCAGAGACTCCCAGAAACTTCCGATTCGGTGGATGTAAATGCGATCGCTTCTCATGACTCCCCAATTCAGAGACTCCCAGAAACTTTGGATTCATCTCCAATTCAGAGACTCTCGGAAACCTCGGATTCAGTAGAAGATATAAGTAATGCGATTGCTTCTCATGACTCCCCAATTCAAAGACTCTCGGAAACCTCGGATTCGGGAGATGTCAATAATGCGATCGCTTCTCATGACTCCCCTTCCATTCAACGACTCTCGGAAACCTCGGATTCGGGAGATGTCAATAATGCGATCGCTTCTCATGACTCCACAATTCAGAGACTCCCAGAAACTTCGGATTCGGTGGATGTAAATAATGCGATCGCTTCTCATGACTCCCCAATTCAGAGACTCCCAGAAACTTCGGATTCGGTGGATGTAAATAATGCGATCGCTTCTGGTGATTCCACAATTCAGAGACTCTCGGAAACCTCCGATTCATCTCCAATTCAGAGACTCCCAGAAACTTCGGATTCGGTGGATGTAAATAATGCGATCGCTTCTCATGACTCCCCAATTCAGAGACTCCCAAAAACTTCGGATTCGGTGGGTGTAAATAATGCGATCGCTTCTCATGACTCCACAATTCAGAGACTCTCGGAAACTTATGATTCATCTCCAATTCAGAGACTCTCGGAAACCTCGGATTCGGTGGAAGATATAAGTAATGCGATCGCTTCTCATGACTCCCCTTCCATTCAACGACTCTCGGAAACCTCGGATTCGGGAGATGTCAATAATGCGATCGCTTCTGATGACTCCCCAATTCAGAGACTCCCAGAAACTTCGGATTCGGTGGGTGTAAATAATGCGATCGCTTCTCATGACTCTCCTTCCATTCAACGAGTCTCGGAAACCTCGGATTCGGTGGAAGATATAAGTAATGCGATCGCTTCTCATGACTCCCCAATTCAGAGACTCCCAGAAACCTCGGATTCGGGAGATGTCAATAATGCGATCGCTTCTCATGACTCCACAATTCAGAGACTCTCGGAAACTTCGGATTCATCTCCAATTCAGAGACTCTCGGAAACCTCGGATTCGGTGGAAGATATAAGTAATGCGATCGCTTCTCATGACTCTCCTTCCATTCAACGAGTCTCGGAAACCTCGGATTCGGTGGAAGATATAAGTAATGCGATCGCTTCTGATGATTCCTCAATTCAGAGACTTCCAGAAACTTCGGATTCGGTGGGTGTAAATAATGCGATCGCTTCTCATGACTCCACAATTCAGAGACTCCCAGAAACCTCGGATTCGGGAGATGTCAATAATGCGATCGCTTCTCATGACTCCACAATTCAGAGACTCTCGGAAACTTCGGATTCATCTCCAATTCAGAGACTCTCGGAAACCTCGGATTCGGTGGAAGATATAAGTAATGCGATCGCTTCTGATGATTCCTCAATTCAGAGACTTCCAGAAACTTCGGATTCGGTGGGTGTAAATAATGCGATCGCTTCTCATGACTCCACAATTCAGAGACTCCCAGAAACTTCCGATTCATCTCCAATTCAGAGACTCCCAGAAACTTCCGATTCGGTGGATGTAAATGCGATCGCTTCTCATGACTCCTCAATTCAGAGACTCCCAAAAACTTCCGATTCATCTCCAATTCAAAGACTCCCAGAAACTTCCGATTCGGTGGATGTAAATGCGATCGCTTCTCATGACTCCCCAATTCAGAGACTCCCAGAAACTTCCGATTCATCTCCAATTCAGAGACTCCCAGAAACTTCCGATTCGGTGGATGTAAATGCGATCGCTTCTCATGACTCCCCAATTCAGAGACTCCCAGAAACTTTGGATTCATCTCCAATTCAGAGACTCTCGGAAACCTCGGATTCAGTAGAAGATATAAGTAATGCGATTGCTTCTCATGACTCCCCAATTCAAAGACTCTCGGAAACCTCGGATTCGGGAGATGTCAATAATGCGATCGCTTCTCATGACTCCCCTTCCATTCAACGACTCTCGGAAACCTCGGATTCGGGAGATGTCAATAATGCGATCGCTTCTCATGACTCCTCAATTCAGAGACTCCCAAAAACTTCCGATTCATCTCCAATTCAAAGACTCCCAGAAACTTCCGATTCGGTGGATGTAAATGCGATCGCTTCTCATGACTCCCCAATTCAGAGACTCCCAGAAACTTCGGATTCGGTGGATGTAAATAATGCGATCGCTTCTCATGACTCCTCAATTCAGAGACTCCCAAAAACTTCCGATTCATCTCCAATTCAGAGACTCCCAGAAACTTCGGATTCGGTGGATGTAAATAATGCGATCGCTTCTCATGACTCCCCAATTCAGAGACTCCCAAAAACTTCGGATTCGGTGGGTGTAAATAATGCGATCGCTTCTCATGACTCCACAATTCAGAGACTCTCGGAAACTTATGATTCATCTCCAATTCAGAGACTCTCGGAAACCTCGGATTCGGTGGAAGATATAAGTAATGCGATCGCTTCTCATGACTCCCCTTCCATTCAACGACTCTCGGAAACCTCGGATTCGGGAGATGTCAATAATGCGATCGCTTCTCATGACTCTCCTTCCATTCAACGAGTCTCGGAAACCTCGGATTCGGTGGAAGATATAAGTAATGCGATCGCTTCTCATGACTCCCCAATTCAGAGACTCCCAGAAACTTCCGATTCATCTCCAATTCAGAGACTCCCAGAAACTTCCGATTCGGTGGATGTAAATGCGATCGCTTCTGATGACTCCCCAATTCAGAGACTCCCAGAAACTTCGGATTCGGTGGGTGTAAATAATGCGATCGCTTCTCATGACTCTCCTTCCATTCAACGAGTCTCGGAAACCTCGGATTCGGTGGAAGATATAAGTAATGCGATCACTTCTGATGACTCCCCAATTCAGAGACTCCCAGAAACTTCGGATTCGGTGGGTGTAAATAATGCGATCGCTTCTCATAACTCTCCTTCCATTCAACGAAAATCGGACACCTCAGATTCGGGAGATGTCAATAATGCGATCACTTCTCATGACTCCACAATTCAGAGACTCTCGGAAACTTATGATTCATCTCCAATTCAGAGACTCTCGGAAACCTCGGATTCGGTGGAAGATATAAGTAATGCGATCGCTTCTCATGACTCCCCTTCCATTCAACGACTCTCGGAAACCTCGGATTCGGGAGATGTCAATAATGCGATCGCTTCTGATGATTCCTCAATTCAGAGACTTCCAGAAACTTCGGATTCGGTGGGTGTAAATAATGCGATCGCTTCTCATGACTCCACAATTCAGAGACTCCCAGAAACCTCGGATTCGGGAGATGTCAATAATGCGATCGCTTCTCATGACTCTCCTTCCATTCAACGAGTCTCGGAAACCTCGGATTCGGTGGAAGATATAAGTAATGCGATCGCTTCTCATGACTCCCCAATTCAGAGACTCCCAGAAACCTCGGATTCGGGAGATGTCAATAATGCGATCGCTTCTGATGACTCCCCAATTCAGAGACTCTCGGAAACTTCGGATTCATCTCCAATTCAGAGACTCTCGGAAACCTCGGATTCGGTGGAAGATATAAGTAATGCGATCGCTTCTGATGATTCCTCAATTCAGAGACTTCCAGAAACTTCGGATTCGGTGGGTGTAAATAATGCGATCGCTTCTCATGACTCTCCTTCCATTCAACGAGTCTCGGAAACCTCGGATTCGGTGGAAGATATAAGTAATGCGATCGCTTCTCATGACTCCCCAATTCAGAGACTCCCAGAAACTTCCGATTCATCTCCAATTCAGAGACTCCCAGAAACTTCCGATTCGGTGGATGTAAATGCGATCGCTTCTGATGACTCCCCAATTCAGAGACTCCCAGAAACTTCGGATTCGGTGGAAGATATAAGTAATGCGATCGCTTCTGATGACTCCCCAATTCAGAGACTCCCAGAAACTTCGGATTCGGTGGATGTAAATAATGCGATCGCTTCTCATGACTCTCCTTCCATTCAACGAGTCTCGGAAACCTCGGATTCGGTGGAAGATATAAGTAATGCGATCGCTTCTCATGACTCCCCAATTCAGAGACTCCCAGAAACCTCGGATTCGGGAGATGTCAATAATGCGATCGCTTCTCATGACTCCACAATTCAGAGACTCTCGGAAACTTCGGATTCATCTCCAATTCAGAGACTCTCGGAAACCTCGGATTCGGTGGAAGATATAAGTAATGCGATCGCTTCTCATGACTCTCCTTCCATTCAACGAGTCTCGGAAACCTCGGATTCGGTGGAAGATATAAGTAATGCGATCGCTTCTCATGACTCCCCAATTCAGAGACTCCCAGAAACCTCGGATTCGGGAGATGTCAATAATGCGATCGCTTCTGATGACTCCCCAATTCAGAGACTCCCAGAAACTTCGGATTCGGTGGGTGTAAATAATGCGATCGCTTCTCATGACTCTCCTTCCATTCAACGAGTCTCGGAAACCTCGGATTCGGTGGAAGATATAAGTAATGCGATCGCTTCTCATGACTCCCCAATTCAGAGACTCCCAGAAACCTCGGATTCGGGAGATGTCAATAATGCGATCGCTTCTCATGACTCTCCTTCCATTCAACGAGTCTCGGAAACCTCGGATTCGGTGGAAGATATAAGTAATGCGATCACTTCTGATGACTCCCCAATTCAGAGACTCCCAGAAACTTCGGATTCGGTGGGTGTAAATAATGCGATCGCTTCTGATGATTCCTCAATTCAGAGACTTCCAGAAACTTCGGATTCGGTGGGTGTAAATAATGCGATCGCTTCTCATGACTCCACAATTCAGAGACTCCCAGAAACCTCGGATTCGGGAGATGTCAATAATGCGATCGCTTCTGATGACTCCCCAATTCAGAGACTCTCGGAAACTTATGATTCATCTCCAATTCAGAGACTCCCAGAAACTTCCGATTCGGTGGATGTAAATGTGATCGCTTCTGATGACTCCCCAATTCAGAGACTCCCAGAAACTTCGGATTCGGTGGATGTAAATAATGCGATCGCTTCTCATGACTCTCCTTCCATTCAACGAGTCTCGGAAACCTCGGATTCGGTGGAAGATATAAGTAATGCGATCGCTTCTCATGACTCCCCAATTCAGAGACTCCCAGAAACTTCCGAATTTCATCTCCAATTCAGAGACTCCCAGAAACTTCCGATTCGGTGGATGTAAATGCGATCACTTTTCATGACTCCTCAATTCAGAGACTCCCAGAAACTTCCGATTCATCTCCAATTCAAAGACTCCCAGAAACTTCCGATTCGGTGGATGTAAATGCGATCACTTCTCATGACTCCCCTTCCATTCAACGACTCTCGGAAACCTCGGATTCGGGAGATGTCAATAATGCGATCGCTTCTCATGACTCCTCAATTCAGAGACTCCCAAAAACTTCGGATTCGGTGGGTGTAAATAATGCGATCGCTTCTCATGACTCTCCTTCCATTCAACGAGTCTCGGAAACCTCGGATTCGGTGGAAGATATAAGTAATGCGATCGCTTCTCATGACTCCCCAATTCAGAGACTCCCAGAAACTTCCGATTCATCTCCAATTCAGAGACTCCCAGAAACTTCCGATTCGGTGGAAGATATAAGTAATGCGATCGCTTCTGATGATTCCTCAATTCAGAGATTTCCAGAAACTTCGGATTCGGTGGGTGTAAATAATGCGATCGCTTCTCATGACTCCCCTTCCATTCAACGACTCTCGGAAACCTCGGATTCGGGAGATGTCAATAATGCGATCGCTTCTCATGACTCCTCAATTCAGAGACTCCCAAAAACTTCCGATTCATCTCCAATTCAAAGACTCCCAGAAACTTCCGATTCGGTGGATGTAAATGCGATCGCTTCTCATGACTCCCCAATTCAGAGACTCCCAGAAACTTCCGATTCGGTGGATGTCAATGCGATCGCTTCTCATGACTCCACAATTCAGAGACTCCCAGAAACTTCCGATTCATCTCCAATTCAGAGACTCCCAGAAACTTCCGATTCGGTGGATGTAAATGCGATCGCTTCTCATGACTCCCCAATTCAGAGACTCCCAGAAACTTCGGATTCGGTGGATGTAAATAATGCGATCGCTTTTCATGACTCCTCAATTCAGAGACTCCCAGAAACTTCCGATTCATCTCCAATTCAAAGACTCCCAGAAACTTCCGATTCGGTGGATGTTAATAATGCGATCGCCTTGTATGACTCCCCAATTCAGAGACTCCCAGAAACTCGTCACTCCAATTCAAGACTCCAGAACTTCGGATTCGGTGGATGTAAAATGCGATCGCTTCTCATGACTCCCTCCTTCCATTCAACGACTCTCGGAAACCTCGGATTCGGTGGAAGATATAAGTAATGCGATCGCTTCTCATGACTCCCCAATTCAGAGACTCCCAGAAACTTCCGATTCATCTCCAATTCAGAGACTCCCAGAAACTTCCGATTCGGTGGATGTAAATGCGATCGCTTCTCATGACTCCACAATTCAGAGACTCCCAGAAACTTTGGATTCATCCCCAATTCAGAGACTCCCAGAAACTTCCGATTCATCTCCAATTCAGAGACTCCCAGAAACTTCCGATTCGGTGGATGTAAATGCGATCGCTTCTCATGACTCCCCAATTCAGAGACTCCCAGAAACTTTGGATTCATCTCCAATTCAGAGACTCTCGGAAACCTCGGATTCAGGTAGGAAGATATAAGTAATGCGATTGCTTCTCATGACTCCCCAATTCAAAGAGCTCCCAGAAACCTCGGATTCGGGGAGATTGTCAAATAATGCGATCGCTTCTCATGACTCCCCTTCCATTCAACGACTCTCGGAAACCTCGGATTCGGGTGAGATGTCAATAATGCGATCGCTTCTCATGACTCCACAATTCAGAGACTCCCAGAAACTTCGATTCATCTCCAATTCAAAGACTCCCAGAAACTTCCGATTCGGTGGATAGTAAATGCGATCGCTTCTCATGACTCCCCAATTCAGAGACTCCCAGAAAAACTTCGGATTCGGTGAGATGTAAATAATGCGATCGCTTCTCATGACTCCCCAATTCAGAGACTCTCGGAAAACCTCGGATTCAGGTGAGATGTCAATAAATGCGATCGCTTCTCAT includes:
- a CDS encoding YbjN domain-containing protein, with product MKKEISLKQILTFVLPSKLTIEMLALNGIFRENDGKDIDFCLTLEVSFDTYQLIEQEQLFNLKPEVCSPLIDRQFDPCTNLTLELMLKPGLLPQLTQDGTTTATLINHLQQLPGPEPLPHQFTENWFCLGVRQEQLDKTIAYRTLWDWANPDQLRQLVATGKDAFQQLGTQIQTALLHGTQAIEEISRELGAPPTGDSESPISAPISQIMAAFFNQDDWDYVSLEEGATLEMAFIGDNGRWSCSAQARDEEQQFLFYSICPLTIPAEKRSAIAELLTKANSGLILGNFELDYSDGEVCYKTSIDVEGDRLTPTLIESLVYTNVTMMDQYLPGIIAVLNGTSPDDAIAQVEAE
- a CDS encoding substrate-binding domain-containing protein, whose protein sequence is MVRPPQRPIPKTRTAKAIRESTIATAQHRVRRVGYNAFAPVYRFLPLWVVRLLPFIREDVRDLLRRRKRGEEIPQDTDDIETLDTPPQLAEVSPGVLNPYPKYRCTHGNPLFCPLANSSPTAAEPQALTCLQCGFPAILPTKSEIIGNQGRYRIVNFIGSRGLGRLYQAVQTNNNKTVIIKEYLLPQRHFNPQEEQQTKTVFENVAGLVPADGRVQDFRLLVPSEAIADRHQPRCYTVTHTLSNSYPSVRSYLRQFGAMTPHQVRHFLDQVLQSLEPLHTQKYRLPSGQIHSLVAHGNLSLDTILILPIEQHQFHRPQFLVYIADLTLTEKPFQPGLTTVSQADPSLDLRALGAIAFDLLKGNWQHNLTSPVDTRGQTFRYQFPEDWPETYPPLQQFILRLLGFNIPFENAKAAREALPQIPEIDHNYQAIALEKEDTKRPFPRLWILLLLLLAFLGVIGIWRLLYRPSIVLADHRFLPCCIKDIAAIPKGRFSYTANENGVWNYAIRQRNLVEKGKTLEEELQQRIPQMKLVYKPQPTTEKTLAKVRNQEVDFAITSLIQDLDRDLNAIPFAYDGLAVFVAFSYQRRQNSLPHNLNGQISIKQLRQLYTGEINNWKQLGGPDLPVQLYIPTDAEAIRIFEERVLQTERAIDQFRRLWQSSPSDNFITTETNVNRIRQIPTFQAMRRVLQDFEEREIGSLSFGPLSQVFQQCSVYPLAIAEGLRPAVQPLSQHNNQPITPATDLCNDKGSYHPSVEKFQTGQYPLAYSLAVVYSFDNSLSPVGQKFAEIMKTEEAQNLLIKTGLVPLQNLNPNP
- a CDS encoding phage tail protein; its protein translation is MYNYITTNRFYVEMESTISASFSECSGFGVTLQKEAYLEGGVNDQQRVFIGHAEFDDITLKRGMTNSTIFWDWMLTTISNPIYNRRNINILMFNQAGEIMQAWTLIGAIPISWKAPGFQAEGSSVAIEELTLAYEGLKVTITPRGAGGAAINRRRDNDGYF